In one Umezawaea sp. Da 62-37 genomic region, the following are encoded:
- a CDS encoding transposase, whose translation MWRLGRTLSADLVFVTPADARWALIEPTLTAWRAVRRGLGTAARVHDLREIVNAIVYVCRTGIA comes from the coding sequence ATGTGGCGGCTCGGCCGCACGCTGTCGGCTGACTTGGTCTTCGTCACCCCTGCCGATGCCCGGTGGGCGTTGATCGAGCCGACGTTGACGGCGTGGCGCGCCGTCCGACGCGGCCTGGGAACGGCGGCGCGGGTGCACGACCTGCGGGAGATCGTGAACGCGATCGTGTACGTGTGTCGGACCGGGATCGCGTAG